In Lactuca sativa cultivar Salinas chromosome 5, Lsat_Salinas_v11, whole genome shotgun sequence, the DNA window ACTGCAATGCAGGCAACAAATTCAATTTACTTTTACTGGATAGAATAAAACCCTTTGCATCTTTAAATGATTAAACCGTTTTACCTTCCTTCCCCCTTTCattcaaatttggtgaattttcCCTCATAGTATCAATTATTTCTTCGTAACTGTAAATCCGCACCATGGACAAAGATACGACGCCTCCGTATCTCAGGTCAGTTGGTTCCTTTCCAGTTTTTTCGATCAATTGCAAGTTTATCTTATTATTTGATGTATTGGGATCTTCTGTTTTTTCTGTTCTATTAAATAATGTTCTCAGATCAGATCTTTTGGTGTAGTAGTACAGTTCATGTTTATTTCTGCGGATTTACTGTTGCGTTTAGGAATGTATGTGATTGTTGCTTGTAGATTTAATTTATAGTTGATCAGGTAAGAGCCTTCATGTTAGTAGCACAAGTGGATTTCTTTTTTAACTGATTTGTGAACTGAGCTTCTAATAACTAAACGAATCTCTagatctagagagagaaactggTCCTAACACGTACGAATAACAACAGCTGACCAATAGTCCTAACATGAATGTGCTCGTTTCCAAATTTGTAGATAAAATGTCAAAATGTGCAACAATTCACTAAGTAGCATAGGGTTTATAAACAACTGTCTAATTGAAAATAGGTGACATTTCCCCATTGCTTGCTAAACAGGAGTAAAAACAGCTCAGTTTCAAGTAAATGCATATACTAATCAAATCATTTTGTTGAGATTTTCTATGTCAGATTTTCAGATGAAGTACAAGATCTTTGAACTTAAGATGCCAACTTTTAGCAAGGAGTGTTATTAATGTAGATGAATTGTATAAGCTATAAAGATTTTTACTTTTGTTTGTGTGTTATCTGTTTGTTTCTTTGGAATATCGAGGCTTCTTATAACATATGCTCATCCACCATGTAGTTTATTTGCTGCATTATcatatggaattgcatcaatggCCATGGTTTTCATAAACAAAGCAGTTGTCATGGAGTATGCATTTTCCATGACTCTCCTTACCTTACAGGTAACTAAAAAATACATTTACCTTTCgcaatatttttcattttatcatgTGCAAAATACAGAAACACACTTGTACTATTTTATCGATTTAACCACTAAACTATTATAATAACTTGTTGTTTACAATTTACAAAGTCTTAAGATTGTTTTGGAAATGTTTCAGCAAATGGCAACTGCATTGCTTATACACTTTGGAAGAATAATGGGATGGACAAGAGCAAAACCACTAAATGTTGACACTGCAAAAAAGCTTATACTGGTTTCACTATTTTACAATGGaaatgtggcttttgctttagCAAGTTTGAAAGGAGTCAATATTCCAATGTACATTGCTATAAAACGACTTACGCCTCTAGCTGTATTAATCGCTGGACTTTTTTATAAAAAGGGGAAACACTCAAAACAGGTAATTCTGTTGCATTCCATTTCCATCATGTATATTCGTTAGCTGAATTTTGTTGTTTATAAATATGACAAATAGCAATGTAATTTCTGATCatatactttcatttttttttctattgcAACATTATAGCAGTGAAAAATTACTTTGTATTTTGATAACATTTCCATAattaggtagatttttcaaaTGACAATGTTTTGACCTGATTGgcaactaattttttttttattattatcttttCAGGTAATTCTTTCAGTATCACTAACTGCTGCAGGGGTAATGATTGCTGCACTTGGAGATTTTTCTTTCGACATGTTTGGATATATGATGGCTCTTATTTCTGTCTTCTTCCAGGTGAGATTATgcatttagggtttatggaattctgttgtaatttaattattcagTACAATGTAGAAATGACATTTATAATAATTTCATATACATTATACAGACAATGTACCTAGTTTTGGTAGAGAGATCTGGTGCAGAGGATGGACTTTCATCGATTGAAATCATGTTTTACAACAGTCTTCTTTCCTTGCCATTCTTGGCGTTTCTCATAATAATTACTGGAGAATTCCCAAGTTCAATCTCATTATTATATGCAAAGGTCAGAATCTCCTTACGTGTTTATATTTAGTGTTATGAGAAGCCTTTAATTCTTGACATTATTTGGTAAATAACCAAAAAGTTAATTGGTTCTTTTCCCCCCCATTAAGTGTTGTCTGGATGAAGTGCTATATGATAAATGATGTTAAAAGTTAGGACttgatgagaaaccctaatttccatctTCTTTCTGCAACAAGTCAGAAAGAAACATTCATATATAGCTTATGAGAGTAAATCGTGTCTCAAAAAAACATTCATAAAGTTTATCCAAGTTGTTGATATTTTTATTCTACTAATTTGAGTTGTTCCTTTTTTTCCATGTACAGAGTGCTTCGTTGTACTTTTTGGTGATGTTTGTTCTTTCCCTAGTGATGGGCATAATCTTGAACTACACCATGTTTTTATGTACAATTGTCAATTCTGCCCTTACTACAACCATTGTGGGGGTCCTCAAGGGCGTTGGATCCACAGTAAGTCACCATAATCAAATTCAAAAAATAGCTTACATAATTCTGTTGATTTCATATCTTCCCATTACAACATTCTACTTTGAAAAATTTGTCCAAATATTGCAATTTCATCTAATAATATTTGTATTGCTAtaatttggtagatttttcataGTAAGCAaaaaattggaagtatagtgttataatagaatgctataataaacatgtaagtaaaagtagattgctattactCTACCTATTCCTGGATTTAATTACATTGTTTTGTGATTGGTTGGTTCAGACACTTGGGTTCTTCTTACTGGGAGGAGTTCAAGTACACTTTCTGAATGTGAGTG includes these proteins:
- the LOC111881465 gene encoding UDP-galactose/UDP-glucose transporter 7, which gives rise to MDKDTTPPYLSLFAALSYGIASMAMVFINKAVVMEYAFSMTLLTLQQMATALLIHFGRIMGWTRAKPLNVDTAKKLILVSLFYNGNVAFALASLKGVNIPMYIAIKRLTPLAVLIAGLFYKKGKHSKQVILSVSLTAAGVMIAALGDFSFDMFGYMMALISVFFQTMYLVLVERSGAEDGLSSIEIMFYNSLLSLPFLAFLIIITGEFPSSISLLYAKSASLYFLVMFVLSLVMGIILNYTMFLCTIVNSALTTTIVGVLKGVGSTTLGFFLLGGVQVHFLNVSGLVINTLGGLWYSLAKYQEKLRKTTLPR